A region of Camelina sativa cultivar DH55 unplaced genomic scaffold, Cs unpScaffold00430, whole genome shotgun sequence DNA encodes the following proteins:
- the LOC104773038 gene encoding putative F-box/LRR-repeat protein At4g15060 — MTRESTMRKKEKCQDSEDKDKISGLPDELLLKILLLLPTKTAVSTSILSKRWEFLWMWLPKLEFDCSDYSAAEQERLKRFINLNLPFHKAPVIESLHLKFNGPVQTFEPQAIELWVAFAVSHCIRELSLAFFNFTSQTARLPSSLYICKSLVILNLNDDFHIDVPRMACLPFLKTLLLRRVTYSDENSLQKLLSSCPVLEDLVLEPSEFDYFGTWKVIVPSLQRLTVEILRTNDFRELVVRTPSLKYFKIIDDGASEDDNYFFDSNTMPNLEEVYIDSVNLGLDKFVSSITSVKRLTLCIGVDAQEALYRAGIVFNHLKHLKLCQCDSKWSKLLARLLNDSPNLQELEIYQHADHAMSLFSPWVSWENELNCVPKCLLSTLETFKWTKIIATEKASHLLQYILKYACRLKTATVVFEKVPEATLQEIQSL, encoded by the exons ATGACAAGAGAATCAACgatgagaaaaaaagagaaatgtcAAGATTCTGAAGATAAGGATAAGATTAGTGGGTTGCCTGATGAATTACTCTTGAAGATATTGCTGCTTCTCCCAACTAAAACTGCAGTTAGCACGAGTATTTTATCCAAGCGATGGGAGTTTCTTTGGATGTGGTTGCCTAAGCTTGAGTTCGATTGCTCCGATTATTCTGCTGCTGAGCAAGAGAGGTTAAAGCGTTTTATAAATCTGAATTTGCCATTTCATAAAGCTCCAGTCATAGAAAGCTTGCATCTCAAGTTCAATGGACCAGTTCAAACATTTGAGCCTCAAGCTATCGAACTATGGGTTGCATTTGCAGTTTCTCACTGTATCCGTGAGTTAAGTCTTGCATTCTTTAATTTTACGAGTCAGACTGCTAGATTGCCTAGTAGTTTGTATATCTGCAAATCGCTCGTGATCTTGAACCTGAATGACGATTTTCACATCGATGTTCCTCGCATGGCATGTCTCCCCTTCTTGAAAACTTTGCTCCTTCGACGTGTGACTTACTCAGATGAGAATTCTCTTCAGAAACTCCTTTCCAGTTGccctgttcttgaagatctaGTGTTGGAACCTAGTGAGTTTGACTATTTTGGTACATGGAAGGTAATTGTCCCGTCCTTACAGAGACTAACTGTTGAGATATTAAGAACTAATGATTTTCGTGAGCTTGTGGTAAGAACTCCTTCTTTGaagtatttcaaaattattgatgacGGTGCTAGTGAGGATGATAATTACTTCTTTGATTCTAACACAATGCCCAACCTGGAGGAGGTATATATTGATTCCGTAAACCTTGGTTTGGACAAGTTTGTTTCATCAATCACATCTGTTAAGCGTCTTACATTATGCATAGGAGTCGATGCCCAAGAG GCGTTATATCGTGCGGGTATTGTCTTCAATCATCTTAAACATCTGAAGTTGTGTCAATGTGATTCAAAATGGTCAAAGTTACTTGCCCGGTTACTCAACGATTCTCCTAATTTACAAGAGCTGGAGATCTATCAGCATGCT GATCATGCAATGAGTCTTTTCAGTCCATGGGTTAGCTGGGAGAATGAACTAAATTGTGTTCCTAAATGTTTGTTATCGACTCTTGAAACTTTCAAGTGGACAAAGATAATTGCGACGGAGAAAGCGAGTCATCTGTTgcaatatatcttaaaatatgCTTGTCGCTTAAAGACTGCGACAGTCGTGTTTGAGAAAGTTCCAGAGGCGACGCTCCAGGAGATTCAATCACTTTAA
- the LOC104773039 gene encoding protein FAR-RED IMPAIRED RESPONSE 1-like has translation MDLQENQVSDHAGDECMVDIMVDSSSSRDVGIADDLKAGGDLGFSGDVQDHEPRNGINFESNDAAYLFYQEYAKSMGFTTSIKNSRRSKKTKEFIDAKFACSRYGVTPETEGSSSSRRSSIKKTDCKASMHVKRRPDGKWIIHEFIKDHNHELLPALAYHFRIQRNVKLAEKNNIDILHAVSERTRKMYVEMSRQSGGYKNNGPLLQSDVNSQVGKGRYLALEEGDSQVLLEYFKRIKKENPKFFYAIDLNEEQRLRNLFWADAKSRDDYLSFNDVVSFDTTYVKFNDKLPLALFIGVNHHSQPMLLGCALVADESKETFVWLIKTWLRAMGGRAPSAILTDQDKFLMAAVSELLPNTRHCIALWHVIEKIPEYFSIVMKRHENFLKKFNECIFRSWTDDEFDMRWWKMVSQFGLENDEWLLWLHEHRQKWVPTFMSGVFLAGMSTSQRSESVNAFFDKYVHKKITLKEFLRQYGAILQNRYEEESVADFDTCHKQPALKSPSPWEKQMATTYTHTIFKKFQVEVLGVVACHPRKEKEDDNMATFRVQDVEKDDEFLVTWSKSKSELCCFCRMFEYKGYLCRHALMILQMCGFASIPPQYILKRWTKDAKSGVLAGEGADQIQTRVQRYNDLCSRAIELSEEGCVSEENYNIVLRTLVETLKNCVDLNNARNSMIESSSQLNNGAHEEESQEMSGVKATKKKTVCRKRKGQQEADQMLESQQSLQPMETISSEGMGMNGYYGPQQNGQGLLNLMEPPHEGYYVNQRTIQGLGQLNSIAPVQDSFFANQQAMPGLGQMDFRPPPNFNYNLQEEHLRSAQLPGNSSRQL, from the exons ATGGATTTGCAAGAGAATCAGGTTAGTGATCATGCAGGGGATGAATGTATGGTTGACATTATGGTTGATTCGAGTAGTAGCAGAGATGTAGGAATTGCTGATGATCTCAAAGCAGGAGGGGATCTTGGCTTTAGTGGTGATGTTCAGGATCATGAGCCAAGAAATGGTATAAACTTTGAGTCTAATGATGCAGCGTATTTGTTTTATCAAGAATACGCCAAGTCTATGGGTTTTACTACTTCGATTAAAAACAGCCGACGCTCTAAGAAGACTAAAGAGTTCATTGATGCCAAGTTTGCTTGTTCTAGATATGGTGTGACTCCTGAGACTGagggtagtagtagtagtcgAAGGTCGAGTATCAAGAAAACAGATTGCAAAGCGAGTATGCATGTGAAGAGAAGACCCGATGGGAAATGGATCATTCATGAGTTTATTAAGGATCACAATCATGAGCTTTTACCTGCCCTTGCTTATCATTTCCGGATTCAGAGGAATGTCAAGTTAGCTGAGAAGAATAATATCGACATTTTGCACGCAGTTAGTGAACGGACCAGGAAAATGTATGTTGAGATGTCGAGGCAATCTGGGGGATATAAGAATAACGGGCCTCTTCTTCAGAGTGATGTCAACAGTCAGGTTGGTAAGGGTCGGTATCTGGCTTTGGAAGAAGGAGATTCACAGGTACTGCTTGAGTACTTTAAGCGTATCAAGaaagaaaaccccaaattcTTTTATGCAATAGACCTAAACGAGGAGCAACGTTTGAGAAATCTGTTTTGGGCTGATGCTAAGAGTAGAGATGATTACTTGAGTTTCAATGATGTTGTATCCTTTGACACTACTTATGTCAAGTTTAATGATAAATTGCCACTTGCTTTGTTTATTGGTGTGAATCATCACTCCCAACCTATGTTACTTGGCTGTGCATTGGTTGCTGATGAGTCAAAGGAGACATTTGTGTGGCTGATAAAAACATGGCTTCGAGCAATGGGTGGTCGAGCTCCTAGTGCTATACTCACTGACCAAGACAAATTCTTGATGGCCGCTGTTTCAGAGCTCCTACCAAACACTCGTCATTGCATTGCATTATGGCATGTGATCGAAAAGATTCCTGAATATTTCTCCATTGTGATGAAGCGGCACGAGAATTTCTTGAAGAAATTCAACGAATGCATCTTTAGATCTTGGAcagatgatgagtttgatatgaGATGGTGGAAAATGGTCAGCCAATTTGGACTTGAGAATGATGAATGGCTGCTATGGTTGCATGAACATCGCCAAAAGTGGGTGCCCACTTTTATGAGCGGTGTGTTTCTGGCGGGAATGTCGACATCTCAGCGTTCAGAAAGTGTGAACGCTTTCTTTGATAAGTACGTCCATAAGAAAATCACGCTGAAGGAGTTCTTGAGGCAGTATGGTGCGATTCTGCAGAATAGGTATGAAGAGGAATCTGTTGCAGATTTTGATACTTGCCACAAGCAACCTGCATTGAAGTCTCCCTCACCCTGGGAGAAGCAAATGGCAACGACCTACACCCACACGATATTTAAGAAATTTCAAGTCGAGGTCTTGGGGGTTGTTGCTTGCCATCctagaaaggaaaaagaagatgacAATATGGCTACGTTTAGAGTTCAGGACGTTgaaaaagacgatgaatttCTTGTAACGTGGAGCAAATCTAAGTCAGAACTTTGCTGTTTCTGCCGTATGTTTGAATACAAAGGGTATCTCTGTCGGCATGCCTTGATGATTCTGCAGATGTGTGGTTTCGCCAGCATCCCACCtcaatatattttgaaaagatgGACAAAAGATGCTAAGAGTGGAGTATTGGCTGGTGAGGGAGCAGACCAGATACAGACCAGAGTTCAGCGTTATAATGATTTGTGTAGCCGAGCCATCGAATTAAGCGAGGAAGGTTGTGTGTCAGAAGAAAACTACAACATCGTATTGCGCACGCTAGTTGAGACCCTGAAAAATTGTGTTGATCTGAATAATGCTAGAAACAGCATGATTGAGTCTAGTAGTCAGCTTAATAATGGTGCTCATGAAGAAGAAAGTCAGGAAATGTCAGGcgtaaaagcaacaaaaaagaagacTGTTTGTAGGAAAAGAAAG GGACAGCAAGAAGCTGACCAAATGCTTGAATCACAACAGAGCTTGCAACCAATG GAAACTATAAGTTCAGAAGGAATGGGCATGAATGGTTACTATGGTCCTCAACAAAACGGTCAAGGATTG TTAAATTTAATGGAGCCACCTCACGAAGGCTACTATGTTAATCAAAGAACCATCCAAGGCCTG GGACAACTGAACTCCATAGCACCGGTGCAGGATAGTTTCTTTGCGAATCAGCAAGCCATGCCTGGGCTG GGCCAAATGGATTTCAGGCCTCCTCCCAATTTCAATTACAATTTACAG GAAGAGCATTTAAGATCTGCCCAATTGCCTGGTAATTCATCAAGGCAGCTGTAG
- the LOC104773040 gene encoding extradiol ring-cleavage dioxygenase-like — translation MEKVNQTFFLSHGSPTLSIDDTLEARQFFKSWTHKVLPQKPKSILVISAHWDTKYPTVNTVLRNSTIHDFSGFPDPMYKLKYEAPGAIELGKRVKELLMREGGMKRVDEDTKRGLDHGAWVPLMLMYPEADIPIVQLSVQSNQNGSYHYNMGKALAPLKDEGVLIIGSGSATHNLRKLDFSIAHGGSVPWALEFDTWLRDSLLQGRYGDVNEWEVKAPNAKMAHPWPEHLYPLHVAMGAAGADAKAEQIHTSWQLGTLSYSSYSFTSPL, via the exons ATGGAGAAAGTGAATCAAACCTTCTTCTTGTCTCATGGATCTCCAACTTTAAGCATAGATGATACCTTAGAAGCGAGACAATTCTTCAAATCATGGACTCACAAAGTTCTTCCTCAAAAACCCAAATCGATCTTAGTCATCTCTGCTCATTGGGACACCAAATACCCAACCGTTAACACTGTTCTTCGCAATTCCACGATCCACGATTTCTCTGGCTTCCCTGATCCCATGTACAAg TTGAAATATGAAGCTCCAGGAGCGATTGAATTAGGGAAAAGGGTTAAAGAGTTGTTAATGAGAGAAGGAGGAATGAAACGTGTTGATGAAGATACAAAGAGAGGACTTGACCATGGAGCTTGGGTTCCTCTTATGTTGATGTATCCAGAAGCTGATATACCTATTGTTCAACTCTCTgttcaatcaaaccaaaatgGGAGTTATCATTATAACATGGGTAAAGCATTGGCTCCATTGAAAGATGAAGGTGTGCTTATCATTGGCTCTGGAAGTGCTACTCATAACTTGAGGAAGCTTGACTTTAGTATCGCTCATGGCGGATCGGTTCCTTGGGCTTTGGAGTTTGATACTTGGCTTAGAGATTCTCTACTTCAAGGAAG ATATGGAGATGTGAATGAGTGGGAAGTGAAAGCTCCGAATGCGAAAATGGCGCATCCATGGCCCGAGCATTTGTATCCGTTACATGTTGCGATGGGTGCAGCGGGTGCAGATGCAAAAGCAGAGCAAATCCACACAAGTTGGCAACTTGGTACCTTGTCTTATTCTTCCTATAGCTTCACTTCTCCTCTTTGA